From Salvelinus sp. IW2-2015 linkage group LG18, ASM291031v2, whole genome shotgun sequence, a single genomic window includes:
- the LOC111978279 gene encoding synaptopodin 2-like protein, translating into MVTEEVIITLSGGAPWGFRLQGGVEHQKPLQVAKVRKRSKACRAGLREGDELVSINNQPCGGLSHAQAMTIIDSSPGILHIQVKRAPAGFQSVVLLTRAPSPRIDKEYRATLRTMSPSSRLHHTATVMEVPHGRSSLLSPMVRRSITSPPGSEAYYGETDSDAEVAANERQRRQKHRNPSNLPGKAFGRASPEGGETSEFSGYDSAPDARVYPGLQGHGLLDGRGGGEGLPGVARREVIYQPPPGMWSSQTSTETSSIISSVEDQVSGQDRVVEEDRTFQEPSNVVPLVSPERAKEAMQLSSRRQMVPMVGPIDTPLDEELSVTYMDKAKQAKLNRGDTVQDKKVKEARTKCRSIASLLTDAPNPNSKGVLMFKKRRQRSKKYTLTSFGSVDEDMQHNSPEEDGLFPGSESEFDEDGFSAAPDTTWDSDYLDALEKRATAGGERGDGTEDAPSPGLSDISGKGAQLFEQQRKRAAEHAKKVAAAQPQIRTQSPNQIQIQEQPQPYAQSQPQPETQPQMYQPQQPMAPPPPVAFQEEARCLAVRPMAPAPAAYSMANGDVAYSPVSTAGMVMSPLTVAPNPITTQVSILTTHIPPPQTPLPELSSSSVLNRTARPFNPGFVTNRAATAPVVFRPVVTKSAPRPATSVSIVGPSFSTSSEPPPSGNPAFFSPPSSVSRGPFSTSASALATHPRPAFSVENLAEPPMPSVQQVSFTAIPPPPAQFSGGPIPPPPGSFANVPSIPPPSPFSGAPIPQAPVSVAQSAPAPVSFDPIHQPQVSVAQMSQASVSVVPLPNPTTPTPILRSPMSKVPPAPGGRTGILLEARRHSGRRPMFRVPAEKKSSPNPDLLNMVQNLDDRPRYRSYSESVMGFESGAEEDQGAEVCRGRMPPLVAPKPRVIHEAPQIPQEEGKGAQLFARRQSRMDRYVVDTPQVTAYRQEVIRPGVEPQDAPNPNINSQWKLSPNIRAPPPIGYNPLLAPSCPVGPQRDTSRSDRGDWGGKGGITFQREGIKALDFMRRQPYQLNSAMFGGSVAKLSAIPSYQDQRHQQGGYTTMVGSTMTPPRQIPVKAARVYEIKRFSTPTPMSAPSLAPTVIAPRSATTLGERLTRSDMISPTPAPLSPPPAPFFAPAPVSASPSILAPTYSGGLPGLPRINVTPVRNPIPIPHPAPYPGVSYSGLQGAKQFQSAPELSFLANLPTPLRANAMQAPKPRFIATKVGVQPCVWRPGAM; encoded by the exons TAATCGACAGCTCCCCAGGAATACTACACATCCAGGTCAAGAG GGCGCCGGCAGGGTTCCAGTCCGTGGTGCTGTTGACCCGCGCCCCATCACCCCGTATCGACAAAGAGTACCGAGCCACCCTGCGCACCATGTCCCCCTCCTCCAGACtacaccacacagccactgtcatgGAGGTCCCCCATGGCAGGTCCTCCCTCCTATCCCCCATGGTGCGCAGAAGCATCACCTCGCCCCCAGGCAGTGAGGCCTACTATGGGGAGACAGACAGTGACGCAGAAGTGGCGGCCAACGAGAGGCAGAGGAGGCAGAAGCACAGAAATCCCAGCAACTTACCCGGAAAAGCCTTCGGTAGAGCCTCCCCGGAAGGAGGGGAGACCTCAGAGTTTAGCGGCTATGACAGTGCCCCAGATGCCCGGGTCTACCCAGGGCTCCAGGGCCACGGGTTACTGGATggcagaggagggggggagggcctGCCAGGGGTGGCCCGCAGGGAGGTGATCTACCAGCCCCCTCCAGGGATGTGGTCCTCCCAGACCTCCACAGAGACATCCTCCATCATCTCCTCGGTTGAGGACCAGGTCTCAGGGCAGGACAGAGTGGTGGAGGAGGACAGAACCTTCCAGGAGCCATCCAACGTTGTCCCACTGGTGTCACCCGAGAGGGCCAAGGAGGCCATGCAGCTGAGCTCCCGTAGGCAGATGGTGCCCATGGTGGGGCCTATAGACACCCCTCTGGACGAGGAGCTCAGTGTCACATACATGGACAAGGCCAAGCAAGCCA AACTGAACCGGGGTGACACGGTTCAAGACAAAAAGGTGAAGGAGGCCAGAACCAAGTGCCGCTCTATCGCCTCCCTTCTGACAGATGCCCCCAACCCCAACTCCAAGGGCGTGCTGATGTTCAAGAAGCGCAGGCAGCGCTCCAAGAAGTACACGCTGACCAGCTTCGGCAGCGTGGACGAGGACATGCAGCACAATTCCCCAGAGGAAGACGGTCTCTTCCCAGGAAGCGAGTCGGAGTTTGATGAGGATGGCTTCTCGGCCGCCCCCGACACCACCTGGGACAGTGACTACCTGGATGCGCTGGAGAAGAGGGCGACCGCAGGTGGAGAGCGAGGGGACGGGACAGAAGATGCCCCTAGTCCCGGCCTGAGTGACATCTCTGGGAAGGGCGCCCAGCTGTTTGAGCAGCAGAGGAAGAGGGCGGCCGAGCACGCCAAGAAGGTGGCTGCCGCCCAACCTCAGATAAGGACCCAATCACCGAACCAAATACAGATCCAGGAGCAGCCTCAGCCATATGCACAGAGCCAGCCccagccagaaacacaaccacaGATGTACCAGCCTCAGCAGCCTATGGCACCACCGCCCCCTGTAGCCTTCCAGGAGGAGGCTCGGTGTCTGGCAGTGAGGCCTATGGCACCGGCCCCAGCTGCCTACAGCATGGCTAATGGAGACGTTGCCTACTCTCCAGTGAGCACGGCTGGCATGGTGATGTCACCCCTGACTGTGGCACCCAACCCAATCACCACCCAAGTGTCGATCTTAACCACCCACATACCTCCACCCCAAACACCGCTGCCAGAACTCTCCTCCAGCTCTGTGCTCAACAGAACAGCCCGCCCCTTCAACCCAGGGTTTGTGACCAACCGAGCCGCCACCGCTCCTGTTGTGTTCCGCCCTGTCGTCACCAAAAGCGCCCCGCGCCCGGCGACCTCGGTGTCTATTGTAGGACCTTCCTTCTCCACCTCATCAGAGCCGCCTCCAAGTGGTAATCCCGCCTtcttctctcccccatcctctgtGTCCAGAGGACCCTTCTCCACCTCCGCCTCAGCACTGGCCACTCATCCCCGTCCTGCCTTCTCTGTGGAGAACCTGGCAGAACCACCCATGCCCTCTGTTCAACAGGTGTCCTTCACAGCCATACCTCCACCCCCAGCACAATTCTCAGGTGGCCCCATACCCCCACCTCCAGGATCATTTGCCAATGTACCCTCAATTCCACCTCCATCACCATTCTCAGGTGCACCCATACCCCAAGCCCCAGTCTCAGTGGCTCAATCAGCCCCAGCTCCAGTGTCTTTCGACCCCATACACCAACCTCAAGTTTCTGTTGCCCAGATGTCCCAAGCTTCTGTCTCAGTTGTCCCACTCCCAAACCCCACAACCCCAACACCTATACTCAGATCCCCCATGTCCAAGGTCCCACCTGCCCCTGGCGGTCGTACCGGCATCCTCCTGGAGGCTCGTCGGCACAGCGGCAGGAGGCCCATGTTTCGAGTCCCTGCTGAgaagaagagctctccaaaccCTGACCTGCTGAACATGGTGCAGAACCTGGATGACAGGCCCCGCTACAGAAGCTACTCAGAGAGTGTGATGGGCTTTGAGTCAGGTGCAGAGGAAGACCAGGGTGCTGAAGTCTGCCGGGGAAGGATGCCTCCACTGGTGGCCCCCAAACCCAGGGTCATCCACGAGGCCCCTCAGATCCCCCAGGAAGAAGGCAAGGGGGCTCAGCTGTTTGCCCGCAGGCAGAGCCGCATGGACCGGTATGTGGTAGACACCCCTCAGGTGACCGCCTACCGGCAAGAGGTCATCCGCCCAGGGGTCGAGCCCCAGGATGCTCCCAACCCCAATATCAACTCACAGTGGAAGTTATCCCCCAACATCCGCGCCCCCCCGCCTATCGGCTACAACCCTCTGCTGGCCCCCTCCTGTCCTGTGGGGCCACAGAGAGATACCAGCAGGTCTGACAGGGGGGACTGGGGAGGCAAAGGAGGGATCACCTTTCAGAGGGAGGGAATCAAAGCTCTGGATTTCATGAGAAGGCAGCCTTACCAGCTCAACTCAGCTATGTTCGGGGGTAGTGTTGCCAAGCTGTCAGCGATTCCCTCCTACCAGGACCAGAGACATCAGCAGGGAGGGTACACTACTATGGTGGGCAGCACCATGACCCCTCCCAGACAGATCCCAGTCAAAGCGGCCCGTGTGTATGAGATCAAACGCTTCTCCACACCCACGCCCATGTCAGCCCCGAGCCTGGCCCCCACCGTGATCGCTCCTCGCTCAGCCACAACGCTGGGAGAGCGCCTGACCCGCTCCGAYATGATCTCCCcaacccctgctcctctctccccaccccctgcCCCTTTCTTTGCCCCAGCTCCTGTCTCTGCCTCACCTTCCATCCTTGCTCCTACCTATTCAGGGGGCCTGCCTGGACTGCCCAGAATCAATGTTACCCCTGTCCGcaaccccatccccatcccccacCCAGCACCCTATCCTGGAGTGTCCTACAGTGGGCTCCAAGGAGCCAAGCAGTTTCAGAGTGCCCCTGAGCTTAGTTTCCTTGCTAACCTTCCCACTCCCCTAAGGGCGAATGCCATGCAGGCGCCAAAACCCCGCTTCATCGCCACCAAGGTGGGCGTCCAGCCGTGTGTGTGGAGACCAGGTGCCATGTGA